In a genomic window of Bacteroidales bacterium:
- a CDS encoding tetratricopeptide repeat protein, translated as MKKIFVILIAVLIPVTAIFAQRVEIQNASNYSRNNDLTRAIESAEKATKDPETSKDSKAWYLKGTILLKLDDMYSIYNAAKTGLTQTEYNKELAPFNAEEPNAPLKPNSSKKIKLDDGSRITQATYQYDVIVKFDANGKLFEASEPTNGRFLKEYNNDLLDVAFDAFQKAIEYNNDEESVTNAKINLSVISQRYFNQAVNQYQNKNYMDASSNFEKSFLMKKNFFNQFDSVSYEYANNAIKMYMQESLANNDTATYMATCAMGAQKFPDDVFYVISEANIWLAKNEPEKVIQSLEKAMTMVTDNATIFYAIGVNYGALHNVDKSVEAYKKAIEIDPKFFDAYYNLAAIYVNTGNEFLKEANNLPISENEKYEELKKKSEDYYQLAIPYLEKAHELDKTDINVLNTLREIYVKIQRLDDAKKIKELIDELKAAE; from the coding sequence ATGAAAAAGATTTTTGTTATTTTAATTGCTGTCTTAATCCCAGTTACAGCAATTTTTGCTCAAAGAGTTGAGATACAAAATGCCTCAAACTATTCAAGAAACAATGATTTAACCCGTGCTATTGAAAGTGCTGAAAAAGCTACTAAAGATCCCGAAACATCAAAAGATAGTAAAGCTTGGTATCTTAAAGGTACAATTTTGTTGAAACTTGATGATATGTATTCTATTTATAATGCAGCTAAAACAGGTTTGACACAAACGGAATATAATAAAGAATTAGCTCCTTTTAATGCTGAAGAACCAAATGCTCCTTTAAAACCAAATTCATCGAAGAAAATTAAGCTGGATGATGGTTCCAGAATAACACAAGCAACTTATCAATATGATGTTATTGTGAAATTTGATGCTAACGGTAAACTGTTTGAAGCAAGCGAACCAACAAACGGCAGATTTTTAAAAGAGTATAATAATGATCTACTGGATGTGGCTTTTGATGCTTTTCAAAAAGCGATTGAATATAATAATGACGAAGAAAGTGTTACAAACGCTAAAATAAATCTTAGTGTTATTTCACAACGTTATTTTAATCAAGCAGTTAATCAATATCAGAATAAAAATTACATGGATGCATCTTCAAATTTTGAAAAATCGTTCTTAATGAAGAAAAATTTCTTTAATCAGTTTGATTCGGTAAGCTATGAATATGCTAATAATGCAATTAAAATGTATATGCAGGAAAGTCTTGCAAATAATGATACTGCAACATATATGGCTACATGTGCAATGGGTGCTCAAAAATTTCCAGATGATGTTTTTTATGTTATTTCAGAAGCAAATATTTGGTTGGCCAAAAATGAACCGGAAAAAGTTATTCAATCTTTAGAAAAGGCGATGACAATGGTTACTGACAATGCAACTATTTTTTACGCAATAGGTGTTAATTACGGTGCACTTCATAATGTTGATAAATCTGTAGAAGCATATAAAAAGGCTATTGAAATTGATCCTAAATTTTTTGATGCATATTATAATTTAGCTGCGATTTATGTTAATACCGGTAATGAATTTTTGAAGGAAGCTAATAATTTACCGATTAGCGAAAATGAAAAATATGAGGAATTAAAAAAGAAATCCGAAGATTATTACCAATTAGCAATTCCTTATTTAGAAAAAGCTCATGAATTAGATAAAACTGATATTAATGTTTTAAATACTTTGAGAGAAATTTATGTAAAAATACAGAGACTTGATGATGCTAAAAAGATTAAAGAATTAATTGATGAATTAAAAGCTGCCGAATAA